In Sulfuracidifex metallicus DSM 6482 = JCM 9184, a single window of DNA contains:
- the carA gene encoding glutamine-hydrolyzing carbamoyl-phosphate synthase small subunit has product MIYCKSDYLGYVYLEDGTLLQGCGFGAKGIRAGEVVFSTAMNGYPESLTDPSYRGQILVLTHPLIGNYGVPRKQAVEGIYQNFESDSIQVEGLVVTEVTEPYKWNSERSLSKWLSDEEIPGVSDVDTRAIVKRVRTEGSMMGIIASGMEIDDPKKYLQKRYDETDFSPLTSPKTPVVHKGRGDKGIVVMIDCGTKHGIIKGLYDQGFTVVRVPCWFSPKEIMDYNPKGIIFGNGPGNPNLYVNQVKNFREILEYKLPTMGICLGHQLLTIALGGKVRKMKFGHRAINKAVVDLTTGEGYITTHNHGYAVLSKDDVPKGMKVWFYNPDDGTVEGMYHEKLPIITTQFHPEARPGPWDVTWVFKKFAKMVESNG; this is encoded by the coding sequence ATGATCTACTGCAAGAGTGACTATTTAGGTTATGTGTACTTGGAGGACGGAACCCTTTTACAAGGCTGTGGCTTCGGTGCTAAAGGGATTAGAGCCGGTGAGGTTGTATTCAGCACAGCAATGAACGGCTATCCTGAAAGTTTAACTGATCCTTCGTATAGGGGACAGATCTTAGTTTTAACTCATCCATTAATTGGAAATTACGGCGTTCCAAGGAAGCAGGCTGTTGAGGGAATTTACCAAAATTTCGAGTCAGATTCAATTCAAGTGGAGGGTCTGGTAGTGACTGAAGTGACAGAACCTTACAAGTGGAACTCGGAAAGGTCATTGAGTAAATGGCTATCTGACGAGGAAATACCTGGAGTTTCAGACGTGGACACTAGAGCCATAGTAAAGAGAGTAAGGACTGAGGGATCAATGATGGGTATAATAGCATCAGGCATGGAAATAGACGATCCTAAGAAGTACCTCCAAAAGAGGTATGATGAGACCGACTTCTCTCCGTTAACTTCTCCCAAAACGCCAGTAGTTCATAAGGGGAGAGGCGACAAGGGAATAGTGGTAATGATAGACTGTGGCACAAAACATGGAATAATCAAGGGTTTATACGACCAAGGCTTCACAGTGGTTAGGGTTCCATGTTGGTTCTCACCGAAGGAAATAATGGACTATAACCCTAAGGGTATAATCTTCGGTAATGGTCCAGGGAACCCCAACTTATATGTGAATCAAGTGAAGAACTTTAGGGAGATTCTTGAATACAAGTTGCCTACAATGGGTATATGTCTAGGTCACCAGTTACTTACCATTGCTTTAGGAGGTAAAGTAAGGAAGATGAAGTTCGGTCATAGAGCCATAAACAAGGCTGTTGTGGACTTGACAACTGGAGAAGGATATATAACTACTCACAATCATGGTTATGCTGTCCTTTCTAAGGATGATGTTCCCAAGGGCATGAAGGTGTGGTTCTATAATCCTGACGATGGAACAGTGGAGGGGATGTACCATGAAAAGTTACCTATTATAACTACTCAATTTCACCCAGAGGCACGTCCTGGTCCATGGGACGTGACTTGGGTATTTAAGAAGTTCGCCAAGATGGTGGAATCAAATGGTTGA
- a CDS encoding argininosuccinate synthase translates to MKIVLAYSGGLDTTVAISWLKETFKADVITVTVDVGQPDDFKRIEERAYQAGSWKHFTIDAKEEFANNYVKYAILLNALYEGVYPLATALARPLIAEKVVNIAKKEGAEGVAHGSTSKGNDQIRFDLSVKALYPESKLIAPARIWNMTRDDEIKYAKERGIPIKTESSKYSIDENLWGRSIEGDVISDSMTQVPEDAFEWTKKTKTDSSTIKIGFDKGVPVSVDDEKLNLLKLIQILNSIVGSHGFGRVDHIENRVVGFKSREVYEAPAALTLTLSHQDLEKTVMTPHELRFKRYMDSIWSDLVYQGLWYEPLREEIQHMAEEMNRWVTGEVLVKLEGAGAIVVGRSSQFSPYSEKVASYNKGWYPSDEMARGFIEIWGMHSLLAHKTRFG, encoded by the coding sequence ATGAAAATAGTCTTAGCATACTCTGGAGGTTTAGATACGACAGTTGCGATATCCTGGTTAAAGGAAACCTTCAAGGCCGATGTTATAACAGTTACTGTGGATGTTGGACAGCCAGACGACTTTAAGAGGATTGAGGAGAGGGCATATCAAGCTGGGTCTTGGAAGCACTTTACAATTGATGCAAAAGAGGAATTTGCTAATAATTACGTTAAGTATGCCATCCTTTTGAACGCACTTTATGAGGGAGTCTATCCACTTGCTACGGCATTGGCTAGGCCATTAATAGCGGAAAAGGTAGTTAACATAGCTAAGAAGGAAGGAGCTGAAGGTGTCGCTCATGGTTCAACTTCAAAGGGGAACGATCAAATAAGGTTCGATCTTTCGGTTAAAGCTTTGTATCCAGAATCAAAGCTAATTGCTCCAGCCAGAATCTGGAACATGACAAGGGATGACGAGATAAAGTATGCAAAGGAGAGAGGGATACCTATAAAGACTGAAAGTAGCAAATATAGCATAGACGAAAACCTTTGGGGAAGAAGCATAGAGGGCGATGTAATCTCTGACTCTATGACTCAAGTTCCCGAAGACGCGTTTGAATGGACTAAGAAAACCAAGACCGATTCCTCCACCATTAAGATAGGCTTTGATAAGGGAGTTCCAGTCTCGGTTGATGATGAAAAACTTAACTTATTAAAATTAATTCAAATTCTTAATTCGATTGTTGGAAGCCATGGTTTCGGCAGAGTTGATCATATAGAGAACAGAGTAGTGGGATTCAAATCAAGGGAAGTTTATGAAGCTCCCGCAGCGCTCACTTTAACGTTGTCACATCAGGACTTAGAGAAAACGGTCATGACACCTCATGAATTAAGGTTCAAAAGGTATATGGATTCAATTTGGTCAGATCTTGTATATCAAGGTCTTTGGTACGAGCCACTCAGGGAGGAAATACAACATATGGCTGAAGAAATGAATCGGTGGGTTACGGGGGAGGTCTTAGTTAAGCTTGAGGGTGCAGGTGCTATCGTAGTAGGTAGGTCTTCCCAATTCTCGCCATATTCAGAGAAGGTTGCCAGCTACAACAAGGGTTGGTATCCATCTGACGAGATGGCAAGGGGCTTCATAGAAATCTGGGGAATGCATTCTCTATTAGCTCATAAGACGAGGTTTGGATGA
- a CDS encoding amidophosphoribosyltransferase yields MAGLIGLLSFDKIWNINKFLYYGLVGLQHRGYSQSGISLLSEGGIIKSMKSKVAPEDLEVGELEGWAGIGYTGTSGYPIQVDGLSVAIDGVLSDPDSFVSFLQKDPKEAIRSTRFPFSFVAITKEGKLMAYRDHLGLKPLSLGGFGFDMAIVASEMTSMNVIGGEFRREMKPGELVIIDRFNVKSVQVREPEKNYCSIEYIYQARIDSFVNENDIYSLRLRIGEKLAEEFPIDADTVIGVPDTALPFAVGYSRKTGIPLDLGFTRTGSPIRTMLASDDFTKVVGIQLKLNPIKSAVFNKRMILIDDSMVTGTTLKNTVFNLRRLGAKEVHILIGSPKLSNKCPYGVAVPEEKELIAANLPDSEIAKVIGADSIHWLSLEGLYSAIGHRALCIGCMTGKYPTKW; encoded by the coding sequence ATGGCAGGTTTAATAGGTTTATTATCATTTGATAAAATTTGGAATATAAATAAATTTTTATATTATGGTTTAGTCGGTCTCCAACACAGGGGATACTCGCAGTCGGGTATCTCGTTGTTAAGTGAGGGAGGTATAATCAAGAGCATGAAGTCCAAGGTTGCACCAGAGGATCTTGAAGTGGGTGAACTTGAAGGGTGGGCAGGAATAGGTTATACAGGAACTTCTGGGTATCCCATTCAAGTCGATGGGCTAAGTGTGGCGATAGACGGAGTGCTTAGCGATCCAGATTCTTTCGTAAGTTTTCTTCAAAAGGATCCAAAGGAGGCAATACGAAGTACTCGTTTTCCATTTTCTTTTGTGGCAATAACTAAGGAAGGAAAGCTCATGGCTTACAGAGACCATTTAGGTCTGAAACCTCTTTCCTTAGGAGGATTCGGCTTTGACATGGCAATAGTGGCATCAGAAATGACAAGTATGAACGTGATAGGCGGAGAGTTTAGAAGGGAAATGAAGCCCGGAGAGTTGGTGATAATAGACAGATTTAACGTCAAAAGTGTGCAAGTAAGGGAACCTGAAAAGAATTACTGTTCTATAGAATACATATACCAAGCCAGGATAGACAGTTTTGTCAATGAAAATGACATTTATTCCCTCAGGCTTAGAATAGGAGAAAAGTTAGCAGAGGAATTTCCTATAGACGCTGATACTGTAATAGGCGTTCCAGATACTGCACTGCCTTTTGCTGTAGGTTATTCAAGGAAAACCGGAATTCCCTTGGATTTGGGCTTTACTAGAACTGGCAGTCCTATTAGGACAATGTTAGCCTCCGATGATTTTACGAAAGTCGTTGGAATCCAGCTCAAACTTAATCCCATAAAATCCGCTGTCTTTAATAAGAGAATGATACTTATAGATGATTCCATGGTTACTGGGACCACATTAAAGAATACGGTCTTCAACCTCAGGAGGCTTGGAGCCAAAGAAGTTCATATACTAATAGGAAGTCCTAAGCTTTCCAACAAATGCCCCTACGGAGTTGCTGTCCCTGAGGAAAAGGAGCTTATAGCAGCCAACCTTCCCGATTCGGAAATAGCCAAGGTTATAGGTGCGGACTCAATACATTGGCTTTCCCTAGAAGGCCTTTATTCAGCTATAGGACATAGAGCACTGTGCATAGGCTGCATGACGGGGAAGTACCCAACTAAATGGTGA
- a CDS encoding ribbon-helix-helix domain-containing protein, whose protein sequence is MRKVVSVRLKEDVVNEIDFYCKKLNKDSRTEFIKEALDFFVQKKTKGNL, encoded by the coding sequence ATGCGAAAGGTTGTAAGTGTCAGACTAAAGGAGGATGTTGTAAATGAAATTGACTTTTATTGTAAAAAATTAAATAAAGATAGTAGAACTGAGTTTATAAAGGAGGCACTAGATTTTTTTGTTCAAAAGAAAACTAAAGGAAACCTTTAA
- the purM gene encoding phosphoribosylformylglycinamidine cyclo-ligase, with amino-acid sequence MVNEYKKSGVDLDSVKGIHSAIVDILSKTYKNTVLGAGHYAGVIKIGDLNLAMHVDGVGTKTLLALKTGILDTVGIDCVAMNVNDIACVGARPLAILDYLALEKEDKDLVMSVLRGILKGANYAGAEVVGGETAIMPSVVNGFDVSCSVLGKVEKLITGKEISPGDLVIGLPSNGLHSNGFSLVRRLIDEGKISLKDYGEEIMKPTAIYSNIILSVLNKIKGAAHITGGSFSKLHRVTGYGIDMKMPDPPEIFKVIENAGVPHDEMYKVFNMGIGMILFISEEHVDDVKRAIAEKNINAIDLGKVTKDHSEVILRTYKGSVLHL; translated from the coding sequence ATGGTGAACGAATATAAGAAATCCGGAGTGGATCTGGACTCCGTTAAGGGCATACATTCCGCAATTGTGGATATACTTTCAAAAACCTACAAGAATACAGTTCTAGGTGCTGGACATTATGCAGGCGTAATAAAGATAGGAGATCTCAATCTAGCCATGCATGTGGACGGGGTCGGAACTAAAACGCTATTAGCATTGAAGACTGGCATTCTAGACACAGTAGGAATAGACTGCGTCGCAATGAACGTCAATGACATTGCATGCGTAGGTGCGAGACCTCTAGCTATTCTTGATTACTTAGCTCTAGAAAAGGAAGACAAAGACTTAGTGATGTCAGTCCTTAGGGGCATCCTAAAGGGTGCGAATTATGCAGGTGCAGAGGTAGTCGGAGGGGAAACCGCAATAATGCCATCGGTTGTCAATGGCTTTGATGTATCTTGTTCTGTTCTAGGTAAGGTAGAGAAATTGATCACTGGTAAAGAGATATCTCCTGGAGACCTAGTCATAGGTCTACCTAGCAACGGATTACATTCCAACGGGTTTTCCCTTGTTAGAAGATTAATAGATGAAGGAAAGATTAGCTTGAAGGACTACGGCGAAGAAATCATGAAGCCAACGGCGATTTACTCAAATATAATCCTATCTGTTCTAAATAAAATAAAAGGTGCAGCACACATAACTGGAGGATCCTTCTCAAAGCTTCATAGGGTAACTGGTTATGGAATTGACATGAAAATGCCGGATCCACCAGAAATTTTTAAAGTTATAGAAAATGCTGGGGTTCCTCATGATGAAATGTATAAAGTGTTCAATATGGGAATAGGAATGATTTTATTTATTTCAGAGGAACATGTAGATGATGTTAAAAGGGCAATTGCAGAGAAAAATATCAATGCAATAGATCTCGGAAAAGTTACTAAAGACCATTCCGAGGTCATACTTAGGACATACAAAGGCAGTGTTCTTCATTTATAG
- the purD gene encoding phosphoribosylamine--glycine ligase, translating to MKVLIVGDGARENAIASSLSSKYKVYAFSSYVNPGIKEVVQRTEGEYLVGEIEPAQIRDAISKVNPDMGIIGPEEPLFHGVSDEFRKEGIPVFGASKNNARIEESKVWARSLMWKYGIPGRLRYKAFQSIEEAAEFISRYGGSLAVKPAGQAGGKGVKVIADIQAYLSKEKREAMAKSVNEIGTYYNKEGEPKIIVEEKVDGPEYTLHVLSDGNTLLPLPLAQDYKNAYQDGIGPETGGMGSVSGPMELLPFISKEEYEETFEIIKQTISAIEKETGEKYNGAIAGQMMLTGLWGPTVIEYYSRFGDPEAAAIIPRIKDDFGDLVEKTATGHLNKAKVEVDERASLVWTVSPLGYPLDRKMASNHRISVDVKKIREIGCEVFFGSVSLEDGFLVTKGSRALELVCLGDLNESRAKLTKSISWIGADTELIYRTDIGSTMEEQIQKAEVVRYTYTSRRKKGFLGASADWSPNGGLW from the coding sequence ATGAAAGTATTAATAGTAGGAGACGGTGCAAGGGAGAACGCAATAGCCTCATCCCTTTCCTCTAAGTACAAGGTATATGCATTCTCTTCATATGTTAATCCTGGAATAAAGGAAGTAGTACAGAGAACTGAAGGAGAATATCTAGTCGGAGAAATAGAGCCAGCTCAGATTAGGGACGCAATCTCAAAGGTTAATCCAGATATGGGAATAATAGGACCAGAAGAGCCTCTTTTCCACGGCGTCTCTGACGAATTTAGGAAGGAAGGAATACCAGTCTTTGGCGCAAGCAAGAACAATGCTAGGATAGAGGAATCTAAGGTGTGGGCAAGGAGTCTTATGTGGAAATACGGCATACCAGGTAGACTTAGGTATAAGGCATTTCAGAGCATAGAAGAAGCTGCGGAGTTCATATCTAGATATGGAGGCTCACTGGCTGTAAAGCCAGCAGGTCAAGCGGGAGGAAAAGGAGTTAAGGTTATAGCTGATATACAAGCGTACCTTTCAAAGGAGAAGAGGGAGGCAATGGCGAAAAGCGTCAACGAGATTGGAACGTATTATAACAAGGAAGGAGAGCCGAAGATCATCGTGGAGGAGAAGGTTGACGGTCCAGAGTACACCCTTCACGTCCTTTCTGACGGCAACACCTTGCTTCCATTACCTTTAGCTCAGGACTATAAGAACGCCTATCAGGACGGCATAGGGCCAGAGACTGGAGGTATGGGCTCAGTTTCTGGACCGATGGAGTTGCTTCCGTTTATAAGCAAGGAAGAATATGAGGAAACGTTCGAAATAATTAAACAAACAATTTCAGCCATAGAGAAAGAAACAGGAGAGAAATACAACGGAGCGATAGCCGGTCAGATGATGCTCACTGGGCTTTGGGGACCAACGGTGATAGAATATTATTCTCGTTTTGGTGATCCAGAGGCCGCAGCTATAATTCCCAGAATTAAGGATGACTTTGGAGATTTAGTTGAGAAGACTGCTACCGGTCACCTAAACAAGGCAAAGGTTGAAGTTGACGAAAGGGCTTCACTGGTCTGGACAGTTTCTCCCTTAGGCTATCCGTTAGATAGAAAGATGGCCTCAAACCATAGGATATCAGTTGACGTAAAGAAAATAAGGGAGATAGGATGCGAGGTCTTCTTTGGTTCTGTATCCCTTGAGGACGGTTTTCTGGTGACCAAAGGATCAAGGGCGTTGGAACTGGTATGCTTAGGAGATCTTAACGAATCTAGGGCAAAGCTTACCAAATCTATTTCATGGATTGGCGCAGATACCGAACTTATCTATAGAACCGATATAGGATCTACTATGGAGGAGCAAATCCAAAAAGCTGAGGTAGTAAGGTATACTTACACTTCAAGAAGGAAGAAGGGATTTCTTGGGGCATCTGCTGATTGGTCTCCAAACGGTGGTTTATGGTGA
- the argH gene encoding argininosuccinate lyase: MLYRTWGNAKDEVVDYTNSVAGDQAILDQVKLTMKAHIISLYLAGVIAKDVTKELIKSVNSFKEIKEGYEDVHEALEDHLISQTGENGGWVGLARSRNDHVSTALRLKMRNALIELLTTMLEVREAIIVKAEENKDVIFPVYTHFQLAQPSTLSHYLLYIEEEISSRWSAIFSLMPLINRSPLGAGAIVGTNLKIDRLKEAEMLGFDDLAYNTLFATGSRSDLISPVLEVANMMSSLSRIAEDLILLSSNIVDVIDLPDSHVSTSSLMPHKRNAVTMETLRAKAGTVIGEALSLLAIYKGIPSGYDLDLQEMNAHYWNVMEESTSSLKVFKSAILGLKVKRELTDSKSLSTDEAELSSIRGKMPYRQAYFEVAKRIKEGTFESNLKARDSIKMKAVIGSPNPDLITEEIKIKRNKLKEDKAKLTSFSLKIRNGLNLMKVIEDDLLQE; this comes from the coding sequence ATGCTGTATAGAACTTGGGGCAACGCTAAGGACGAAGTGGTAGACTATACTAATTCCGTAGCTGGAGATCAAGCTATACTAGATCAGGTTAAACTTACTATGAAAGCTCACATTATATCGCTTTACCTTGCTGGTGTCATAGCTAAGGACGTAACAAAGGAGTTGATAAAGTCTGTCAACTCATTTAAGGAGATTAAGGAAGGATATGAGGATGTGCATGAGGCTCTAGAGGATCATCTCATAAGTCAGACGGGAGAAAACGGCGGATGGGTAGGCTTAGCAAGGAGCAGGAATGATCACGTTTCCACTGCACTCAGACTGAAGATGAGAAATGCATTAATTGAATTACTAACTACCATGTTGGAAGTCAGGGAAGCAATCATAGTTAAAGCTGAGGAGAACAAGGATGTGATATTTCCGGTCTACACTCATTTTCAATTAGCTCAACCATCTACATTATCTCACTACCTACTATATATAGAGGAGGAAATCTCTTCAAGGTGGTCGGCAATTTTTTCCCTAATGCCTTTGATTAATCGATCTCCGCTAGGGGCAGGTGCAATAGTTGGGACAAATCTGAAGATTGATAGGCTTAAGGAAGCTGAAATGTTAGGTTTCGACGATCTAGCATATAATACGTTGTTTGCAACTGGCTCCAGGTCGGACCTGATATCGCCTGTCCTAGAAGTAGCCAATATGATGTCATCCCTAAGCAGAATAGCGGAGGACTTGATTTTACTTTCGTCAAATATCGTTGATGTAATAGACTTACCTGACTCTCATGTAAGCACTAGTAGCTTAATGCCTCATAAAAGGAACGCGGTGACGATGGAAACTTTGAGGGCAAAGGCTGGAACAGTTATAGGTGAGGCACTTTCCCTCTTAGCTATTTATAAAGGAATTCCCTCAGGCTACGACCTAGACCTTCAAGAGATGAACGCGCATTATTGGAACGTTATGGAGGAGTCAACATCTTCCCTTAAGGTATTTAAGTCAGCTATACTTGGCTTGAAGGTAAAAAGGGAACTAACAGATTCGAAGTCGTTATCTACAGATGAAGCCGAACTTTCCTCAATAAGGGGAAAAATGCCTTATAGGCAAGCTTACTTTGAAGTAGCCAAGAGAATCAAAGAGGGAACCTTTGAGTCAAACTTAAAAGCTAGGGATTCTATCAAAATGAAGGCAGTCATAGGTTCTCCTAACCCTGATTTAATAACAGAAGAGATAAAAATTAAAAGAAATAAATTGAAAGAGGACAAAGCCAAGTTAACTTCTTTCTCCTTAAAGATTAGGAACGGGCTTAACTTAATGAAGGTGATAGAAGATGATCTACTGCAAGAGTGA